cgaaGGACGTGTGGAAGCGTGTCTTCGTCAGATCTCGCGGGATTCGATCGGTGCTAGTCTTTGGTGGATATGTTTGGATCCGATCTTCATTCGTCTTCGTTTGAGTGTTTACAAGTTTGATCCTTCTGATCGACGACTTTCATCATCGGTGATGATTGTTGCTTAGGTGTGCTGGTCCTATGAGGTCTTAGCACGATGAATTCTTGACTGTCTACTATAACAAGGTTTGTCCGGCTCcaatgagggaggggcgatgaaggAGGCACGCCTTCGACTTCCTCCAGTGCCTGTAGTCGTCGCTAGACGGTCCACGAACATGATTGTAATATTTATTACCTCTGTTGTTGTTTGTACTGCCATGACTGAAGCCGAATAGATTGAAAGATtcttggaattttttttaaaaaaaatttgaacacagtacagacgcaagtgctcatacatacgcgcatacactcacccctataaacGCGCACACGCATACCCTACCACTATGAGCGAACGTCTCCTTTCACTGAAAGCACATcgtggacttgaaccctggtgggctcggataccactgtccacAGGTTGATTCGTTATTTTATTTTAGAATTGCCTGGTAAAGGTTGGATTCTTTTAATACACCGTCTCTGGACGTGGATAAAGAAGATGAAATGGAACCTCTAAACGATTACGTAGTTGGCTGACGGCAGAGGAGCGTCCGTCTATAAAACTAGCTCCACCAATATCGGTAGGTACTCCACAAACTGACCACCTCCTAACAGAGTGGCTACATCTCAGCTCAAGAAAATCCACTCTCTTGCTGTAACCTCCTGCAACTCACGAGATCAGGATGGCATTTCAGCAAGAGGCCGTAGGAAAGCtgtgggaggagctcggccgcggcTACAATCTCAGCGCCAAGCTTCTGACTTTGCTCAGCCAACCCAGCCACCTCCTCGATAGCCATGGCCAGGAGATGGCTGTGGCCATAAGCCAACAGCTTTCTCAGGTGTTCAGGGCGTCTCTGTCGATGTCCAACCCCGGCAACAGTGGTAGGATGGTGGAAGGCAGGGCGACAGCGCCCGAGGCTGCGATCATGGAGGGTAGCATCAGCCAGGCCACTCCGGCGATCATCAGGTGCACTACTGATTTACTAACACTGATCCATCTCGATTAGCACTGCTTCCTTACTCTGTTGTTTCCATGAACCAATTTAGTGGGGAAGAGGTTACTCCCCCAAGAATAGGTAAAGAAGAGGAGATTACAGCCGAGCCTTACAAGGATGGTTACAAATGGAAAAAATATGGGCAAAAGAACATTAAGAACAGGAAGTTTGCAAGGTGAAGTTGTTTTCTTGATGCGAGTTCTCCTATTTATCCGCAAATATCATGCATGGTACTTACCGCAACTGTAGCCAAATCACAGAGCCATTTACTTTTTTGTTTAAGTACATCACTAACAAGAACTAATACAAATTAATGGAGCACATACATTGTTGGACGAATAGTATATAAGTGTTTGAGCAATGGTTATGTTTACAAACATAAGGACTTTCCACACGTTAAGACTATGCGATACATTTTCAATACATATGAAAACGTATCGGAGTgagtgaccacgggtagccttatTTTCAATACATATGAATTTGCTTACCCGGAATAAGTATATGTAGCAAATGAACATGCATGCATGTGCCTTATTTTCGGCCTCGCCCGCTAGCTAGACTGGCCACCTACGTCCTAGGAGCTGCAACATGGTGCCCAAGCCACCTCAGAGTAATGAATTTGCTAGTCTGCCAATCTGAGTGAGTACAATGGAATCTAAACTCAGCGAGCAAGTTGCATGAATCGCTTTCAGGAACTAATGACATGCATGCGCCATGCCAACGACTTGCCAAAAACGTCAAGATAGCTAATTAAGCTCGTGAACAGCGTACCGGtgtccaaaaaaggatggtacatgtaGATACAGTACAATAATTTTGATTGGGACCAGGCAATAATTACATCCTCGTCGTCAGTTCCTCACATTCGTGTACCCGTACGTTCTTTGCGTGGCCCAGCTGATCGACCGACTCTCTACCTGTATATGCAATGCAGGTTGTACTTCCGATGCATGCATAGCCATGAGCGCGGCTGCAGGGCGAAGAAGCAGGTGCAGCAGCAGGATAGCAGCATCGGCAGTCCTCCATTGTACAAGGTCATTTACCTGAACGAGCACACATGCCACCAAGCGTTTCCCAACGTGAACATCACCAATGCAAATGTACCCGCGACGAGCACTACGACAAGGAACGGCGCCGACTTCGATCATGCACGCCGCCACCTCCACGTCGGCGGGAACGGCGAGTTAGAGGACATAATCATGACCTCGACCTTCAGCACGGTCATCGGCGGAGCTGCCCCTGCTGCTCCGTCGTTGTCGCCCTTGCAGTCGCCGCCTCCCGTGGAAGCGAGCCCGAGCGATCCGGCGTCGTACGACACGGGTGGCGGACAGTCGCCGAGCCTGCTGGACTTGAGCATGTGCCTCGACGAGACGATGATGGACGAGATGTATTTCTCGTGCGGTTCGCCATTTCGTCCGGTCGAGGCACCCGCAGCTCCATGGTCGTTGTcgtccttgccgccgccgccgccgccgcccatagaAGCGAGCTCGATTGATCCGGCGGCGTACATGCCGTCCCGCGGTGGACACTCACTGAGCCTGGACGCGATGACGATGGCGGAGATTTTTCTCTGGAGCAGCCCGCTATTTTCTCCACGTTGACGCAGCTGCAGCGCAGCCAATCAGCCACGGCGCCCAACGGTGTCGCCGGCCGGTTCATGGACACAGCGTCAGCATGGCCAGAGTACAAGCGAGCAGTGAGTGGTACAAGCAAAACATACAGTAATTAGTGATTAGTCACATGGAAGGGACGTGCATCTCCGTGTGAAAGTTAGTCGTAATATGCAGTGAGTTCAGATACAGATCTTTGTTCAGACGCACGGCTTAAACGGCCACTCATAGTCTGTGACTAGCTCGtaagtagctagctagctagggtgtCCTGCTTTACTTTAGTGATGAAAACTTTACTTTCGTGATGAAACTTGATGTTGATGAATTCAACTTGTGAGAATTGAGCTGTATGCCTGTAGCTAGCATGCAGTTTGGGTCCACCGCCTGTGTCCACATCGTGGGATTTCGAGGAACATTCGCCATAGTTCGGTACTGTTTAATGTTGATACAGTTCGATACTGTTGATTATAAGTTTGGTTATAGTATATTCTAGTTGTGTGCGTCATTTTCAATTTTTTCGACAACGGAATATATTAATACCAAAATGATGTCAATTACACCCGGCCTCTTCAATAATATAATATCCAAAGCAAGTCTAGACATCACGGGTGCACACAACCAAAAtataaaagaagaaaaaggaaaacaaaggTCCCGTCGAAAGAAAGAGAGGCTTGCAGCAGCAAGAGCACCACCAATGGTGGCAACACCTAGACTCCGAAAAAGATTCTTAAAAAACGACACCTTCGAAAGAGAGATGCTACACTTACGTAACGATTGTTACGTATCTTACGTAGGATCCGACGTGGTAGTTTTCTATTGGGCCTTATTTGGGGACACGGGCCCACCCAGAAATTCAGGGGGCGGTTTAGTTAGGGTGAAGTGGATTACGTAAGGTTTCGTAAATCATCACATAGGTGTAGCATTATTGCCTTTAGAAAGGTTATAGCGCACAAACACCATCGTCGTTCGGTCTAACCATCATAGTCAGATCCTGTGTTTTCATCCCGGAGAATGTCAAATTTCCAAACAATGCATTCCACAAGGAAATGACTAGGAAGCC
The Triticum dicoccoides isolate Atlit2015 ecotype Zavitan chromosome 3A, WEW_v2.0, whole genome shotgun sequence genome window above contains:
- the LOC119272628 gene encoding probable WRKY transcription factor 70, with the protein product MAFQQEAVGKLWEELGRGYNLSAKLLTLLSQPSHLLDSHGQEMAVAISQQLSQVFRASLSMSNPGNSGRMVEGRATAPEAAIMEGSISQATPAIISGEEVTPPRIGKEEEITAEPYKDGYKWKKYGQKNIKNRKFARLYFRCMHSHERGCRAKKQVQQQDSSIGSPPLYKVIYLNEHTCHQAFPNVNITNANVPATSTTTRNGADFDHARRHLHVGGNGELEDIIMTSTFSTVIGGAAPAAPSLSPLQSPPPVEASPSDPASYDTGGGQSPSLLDLSMCLDETMMDEMYFSCGSPFRPVEAPAAPWSLSSLPPPPPPPIEASSIDPAAYMPSRGGHSLSLDAMTMAEIFLWSSPLFSPR